The DNA segment CGGCGAAGGTGATGGCGTCCTGCATCGGCTTGCCGGCGGCATCGAGGCCACCTGAGAGATCGAGCAGGCTGGCGATCCTGATCGTATCCTCTTGCGCGAAAGCGCGGCCACCGATGCTGGCCAGGCCGAGGCCCGCCGCGGCACCAGCGCCGGATTTGAGAAGTGTGCGGCGATTGAGGTGTGAATTCATTATCATTTTTGTTCCCCTGTTTTCCGCGGCCGACGCCAATGCGCCGGCCGACTAGGTTCATGCTTGAAAATCACATCGCGAACGTCCGCCTCGTCAGGCGCCGAGCAACTCCCGCCAGGCTTCATCGAGGAACTTCACGTCCGCCTGCCTGAGGCCGGACCCGCCGGCGAAATGCCCATGGCTCGAGCGGAACGGACGCAGTTCGGCGTTCGGCATATGCTCGACCTCGAACGCGCTGTCTTCGGGGGGGAAGTAGAGGTCGCAGTCGCCCGGCATGACGATCGCCCTGGCCTTGATGGCGCCAAGCGCCTTGCGGAAATCGCCGTTGTAGAGCTCATTGTCGCTGATGTCGCCGGACTGCCAGGTGCGGATCATGGCGACCATGTTGTTGGCGTCGCGCAGGTTGAACCATTGCTCCCAATAGCCGACGATGAAGTCTTCGACGGAGGCGTAACCGAGCTCGAGATACTCTTCCTTGCGGAAGAACTCCTGCGAGAAACCCCAGCCGGCATAGACACGGCCCATGGCGCGCAGGCCTTTGAAGGGCTGCTCGTCATACCAGCCTTCCTTGAAGGCATCGTCAGCCGTCAGCGCTGCTTTCACGCCCTCAAGCATCACGTGGTTATGCTTTGCCGTCTTCGCCGAGCCGGCAGTCGGGCAGATCGTCTCGACCATTTCAGGATAGAGTGCCGCCCAATGGAAGGTCTGTGCGGCGGCCATCGACCAGCCGGTGACCATCTTGATTTTGGTGATGCCGAACTTCTCGGTCAGCAGGCGATGCTGCGCCTTGATGTTGTCGTAGTAGGTGACATGGGGGAAGCGTGCCTTGTTGTAGGGCGCCGGCGTATTGCTCGGCGATGACGACAGACCGTTGCCGAAGACGTTGGGAATGACGATGAAATATTTGCTCGGGTCGAGCGCGCCGCCTTCCCGGATGACCCACTGGTTGTCGTAGTGGGTCGAGGCCATGTAAGTCAGCAGGACGATGACGTTGCTCTTGTCGGCGTTCAGCCTGCCGAACGTCTTGTATGCGAGCTTCGCGTTGGGAAGGGTCATCCCTTTCTGGAGCTTCAGATCTCCAAGATTAAAGACTTCATAGTCGACTTCCTTGTCTATTTTCCACTGCGCCATAGCTACCTCCTGCTTTCGGCAATAATTCAGGGTTCAGCCACCCGGTTCAGGATGGCTGCTTTGATAGTTCCGATCAGGCAATAAGTATTCGTTCTGACCATTTATGGTCAGTTGCAGTCTTCCTCGAATTTTCTGGCGTAATTCTCCAGCGGGATCCGCAATCGGCAGAAAAACGCAAAAACCCCGCGCACTCAGAAACCTGAGTTTGCGCGAGGTCTATCTAGATCCTCTATGAAACACGGCGCTTTTGCCGCGGAAACTGGCTCGCTTGGAGCCTTCGGAGGCCATCAGGCCTCACGAACACTTGAATATTATTCCATCAATCCGTAGGCGTCAACCAGCGCCGCAGAAATTGCCGCAACTGACATCTGCTTGGTCATGGCTTGCCGTCGCAGGTAGTCATAGGCTTCGTTGGCACGCAGCTTCTTCTGCGACATCAGGATGAGCTTTGCCTGCTCGATCTGACGTGACGCATGCAGTGTCTCTTCAAGTTTCGCCACCTTGTTCAGCAACCGTCGCTCATAGCTGAATATATTGCGCGCCAGCGCGAGGTTGGACAGGATCGCGGCTGGCTGGCACGGCTTGACCAGCACTGCCTGGGCGTTGGAAAGCCTGAGCACGTCGACCGGCACGCCTTTGTCCCCGTCGACCAGTGCAATGACGGGCACCGGTGGCGCCCCGGAAAGCCACGGCGCCGCCGCAAGCACCGCGGCATCGATTGCCACCAGCGCGAAGTCGAAACCGATCGGCGGCAGCATCGGCGCAGGCCAGGCCATCTCGACGCGACATCCAACCCGCCTGATCTCGTGCAGGACGGCGTCGCCCTCGCCGCCGCGCGGATGAACAAGCAGCACAGTCGACTGACGCAATTCCGCCTGCACGCCGCCCGATCCGCGCGTGGCCCGTGGCTGCGCAGCACTTGCACGTTGCGAGCCGTCGGCACCAGCTCCGTGGAGACCGCGAGATGGACCGCTCATGACCGAACCTCGTATGCTGAGCTCTCAGGCAAGTCGGCCACCCTCATGTGACCAGAAACGGATCGGGCCGCAGCGCCACCATCGATTCCCGCAATATGTCGAACCGGCCGTGATCATCCGCCTTGCCGATACGCGTCCAGAGCTCGGCGTGGCTGTTCTTGTAGTCGATGCCGATCCGTCCCTGAGGCGCTGCGATCTCCCGGCCGAGTACCGCCGGGCGCAAGGTGTCGGTGTCCATGCTGTTGGTTTCGGCAACGGCCTGGGCAAAGAGGTGAACCTGGAAATACGCCGCCTCGGCGCACATGTTGGTCGATTGATCCTGGCCGAAGCGCTGCTTGAAGAGACGAACGAAGCGGTCGTTCTCTTCATTATCGACGCTCTCGAAATAGGTCGCAGCGGTGATATGCCCGGCCCCGACATCCGTCCCCATCAGCCGCAACTCCGCCTCGCAGGTGTTCAGGCTGCCGATAGGCATGTTGTCGGGGCTGAAGCCGGCGTCGGTGTAGGCCTGATAGAAATGGGAGATCGCCTGACCGACGACGGTCGAAAAGATGACGTCGGGCTTGTTGTTGCGAAGGTCGCGGATGATCGGACGAAAGTCGTTCGGGCTGGCACCGAAGCTCAGATACTCCTCGCCAACGATCGTGCCGCCCTGGCCGCACACGAGATCGCGAACGATCCGGTTGGTACGCCGCGGATAACAATAATCGGTGCCGAGCAGGTAGAACCGGTTGCCGTGGGTCGTGAGCAGGTAGTTTATCAGCTCGATGGTGTTCTGGTTGGGCGACGACCCGGTGTAGATGATGTTGGGCGAGAATTCGAAGCCCTCATAACGCGTCGGGTACCACAGCAATGCGTTGACCCGCTCCACCAGCGGCAGCACGGCCTTGCGGCTTGTCGAGGTGTAGCAGCCGAAGATCGTGGTAACGCGATCCTCGATCAGAAGTTTCCGCGCATAGTGGGAATAGAGTTCGGTGCTGGATGTCGGATCATAGATGATCGGCACGATCTCGCGGCCATTTATGCCGCCCGCCGCGTTGATCTCGGCGATGCCCAGCATCGTGCCCTTGAGCTGCGTCTCCTCGATCGCGCCGGTGTCTCCGGATTGCGAGAAGAGGACGCCAACGCGCCAGGGCTCACCCGTCGAGCCCATGCTCAACTGCCGTCCATGGCAAGGTAAAATGCGAACATCCGATCCTCCGCCTTCCATGCCCCTCGTCGGCCGGTTTCCAAGCCATGGCCCGGGGCAACTTATGACGCTGCTGCCGATAGCCACCCCTACGAGGAATTAGTTATTCCTAACATACAAGCATTGGGAGACCAATCGAAAATGGGATGAAGTGCCTGATGGTGCCATCAGGCACGCAGCCATTTGATCGCCTACCAACCGGCGATTTCAGCAATGCTCACCGCGGCCACGTTCCAGCATTGCCGCCTTCGCCCAAATGGCAGAACCCTGCCGTATCTTCGAGCGCAGGACATGCGCCGGCATCAGCAGATGCGCGTCGTTCACCAGGTTCAAGACACCAGGCGGCCAGGCGCCGGGTCGCCAAGACTGTTCATCTGGTCAACGCTAGAGCCAGGAGGCCGGCGTCTTTGGCAGGCGCTGATCAGGGTCTATGACCTTGAGCGACGGCTGGCCGGGCCCGTTCCAATGCCACAGGGCAACGCAGCTGCCGCCGGGCGACATGAAGGAGGGGTAGACGACACCATCGAAACCTTCGACAAGCAGGCGCTGCCGCAGCAGATGGGTTTGCGGTACCCTGCCCTCATCGAGATCGGCGCGCCACTCGCATCTGTGAATGCCGGCGTCGACGCCGAGTTCTTGCAAAATCGCGGCATCAGTCAGGTCGGCCAGCCTGGCGTCCGACAGCTCGAGTTGGGCGATCAACGCCGGATGCTGGACAAAACCCTGGTTGTATTCAGCCCATGCGGTCGACAGCTCGCAGGCCGCATACAACGTCACTGCGCCGACCGGGTTCCAGCGTCCGCCAAAGCGCG comes from the Aminobacter aminovorans genome and includes:
- a CDS encoding transporter substrate-binding domain-containing protein; this encodes MGSTGEPWRVGVLFSQSGDTGAIEETQLKGTMLGIAEINAAGGINGREIVPIIYDPTSSTELYSHYARKLLIEDRVTTIFGCYTSTSRKAVLPLVERVNALLWYPTRYEGFEFSPNIIYTGSSPNQNTIELINYLLTTHGNRFYLLGTDYCYPRRTNRIVRDLVCGQGGTIVGEEYLSFGASPNDFRPIIRDLRNNKPDVIFSTVVGQAISHFYQAYTDAGFSPDNMPIGSLNTCEAELRLMGTDVGAGHITAATYFESVDNEENDRFVRLFKQRFGQDQSTNMCAEAAYFQVHLFAQAVAETNSMDTDTLRPAVLGREIAAPQGRIGIDYKNSHAELWTRIGKADDHGRFDILRESMVALRPDPFLVT
- a CDS encoding alpha/beta fold hydrolase, giving the protein MAQWKIDKEVDYEVFNLGDLKLQKGMTLPNAKLAYKTFGRLNADKSNVIVLLTYMASTHYDNQWVIREGGALDPSKYFIVIPNVFGNGLSSSPSNTPAPYNKARFPHVTYYDNIKAQHRLLTEKFGITKIKMVTGWSMAAAQTFHWAALYPEMVETICPTAGSAKTAKHNHVMLEGVKAALTADDAFKEGWYDEQPFKGLRAMGRVYAGWGFSQEFFRKEEYLELGYASVEDFIVGYWEQWFNLRDANNMVAMIRTWQSGDISDNELYNGDFRKALGAIKARAIVMPGDCDLYFPPEDSAFEVEHMPNAELRPFRSSHGHFAGGSGLRQADVKFLDEAWRELLGA
- a CDS encoding RES family NAD+ phosphorylase — its product is MPEAGLQQQRTLWRAFVPRWAHMPLSGEGAARFGGRWNPVGAVTLYAACELSTAWAEYNQGFVQHPALIAQLELSDARLADLTDAAILQELGVDAGIHRCEWRADLDEGRVPQTHLLRQRLLVEGFDGVVYPSFMSPGGSCVALWHWNGPGQPSLKVIDPDQRLPKTPASWL
- a CDS encoding ANTAR domain-containing response regulator, with product MSGPSRGLHGAGADGSQRASAAQPRATRGSGGVQAELRQSTVLLVHPRGGEGDAVLHEIRRVGCRVEMAWPAPMLPPIGFDFALVAIDAAVLAAAPWLSGAPPVPVIALVDGDKGVPVDVLRLSNAQAVLVKPCQPAAILSNLALARNIFSYERRLLNKVAKLEETLHASRQIEQAKLILMSQKKLRANEAYDYLRRQAMTKQMSVAAISAALVDAYGLME